The proteins below are encoded in one region of Rana temporaria chromosome 2, aRanTem1.1, whole genome shotgun sequence:
- the FANCE gene encoding Fanconi anemia group E protein — MAGTSLHDPERAVVLLLQALSNDQNGFLAAHRVLQCFPGPFPWISTMENLCMKVPTVDESTGEMIIKPKLALLPLQTQRNLFRLLDLMYSRLPAPAIQLWLQTISVENDFSDAWLLYMRQHFLTGSSIQTPLQSPEVAQSLYILCKQLNQTPHGHFKLGWYKNRFVSMEDEQTMDFESGPQIEDKETYRVNDDTNKLFMDSQPLSSLQESHTEAPEEMAVLPASIEAHVPKLKQFLYLNMESESLDHEFLAELNKLFDLCSPLQLETLFSNVGIVQLSLKCLFQLCVHLDTVSPDISYAHAKSLAKSLFLDRVLSLTSPASRTLTAALSMFCNKYAYSACSSLIGPILIQAEPGTVYADFLCRMVSECVQPHQLHLCFSPILDSSCTEVAIIILHLLIDKKDKFCQSEFDPLLNYLCEAAEKFSKSVTFSKLLLVLLTSKPNLIQLAHLGPLTSALNSNQTFMKKSLQNALRKVAEQK, encoded by the exons ATGGCAGGAACCTCCCTCCATGACCCTGAGAGAGCTGTTGTTCTCTTACTACAGGCTCTGAGCAATGACCAAAATGGCTTTTTGGCAGCTCATAGGGTTCTGCAGTGCTTTCCTGGACCTTTTCCCTGGATAAGTACAATGGAGAATTTGTGCATGAAAGTGCCCACGGTGGATGAATCAACTGGAGAAATGATAAT AAAACCAAAGCTTGCCTTGCTTCCTCTGCAAACACAAAGGAACTTATTTAGGCTACTGGACCTTATGTATTCTCGGCTGCCTGCTCCAGCCATCCAGCTTTGGTTGCAGACCATCAGTGTGGAAAATGACTTCTCAGACGCCTGGTTGCTTTACATGAGGCAACATTTTCTGACAGGTAGCAGCATTCAGACTCCTTTACAAAGTCCTGAGGTGGCACAAAGTCTGTATATTCTCTGCAAGCAGCTAAATCAGACACCACATGGGCATTTTAAATTGGGCTGGTATAAAAATCGTTTTGTCTCCATGGAAGATGAGCAGACTATGGATTTTGAGAGCGGACCACAGATAGAAGACAAAGAAACCTATCGTGTAAATGATGACACAAACAAATTGTTTATGGACTCGCAGCCACTGAGCTCTCTGCAAGAATCTCATACAGAAGCCCCAGAAGAGATGGCAGTTTTACCTGCATCTATTGAG GCTCATGTCCCCAAGCTCAAGCAGTTCCTTTACCTCAACATGGAGTCTGAG TCACTGGACCATGAATTTCTAGCAGAGCTGAACAAACTATTTGATTTGTGTAGCCCGTTACAG CTGGAAACTCTCTTCTCTAATGTGGGCATTGTACAACTCTCCCTAAAGTGCCTATTTCAGCTCTGTGTTCACCTTGATACAGTATCACCGGACATTAGTTATGCCCATGCCAAGTCACTAGCCAAAAGCCTCTTCCTGGATAGG GTGCTCTCGCTCACTTCACCAGCATCTCGTACGCTCACTGCAGCACTTTCTATGTTTTGCAACAAGTATGCCTATTCTGCCTGCAGTAGTCTTATTGGCCCTATATTAATTCAAGCAGAACCAG gcacTGTGTATGCTGATTTTCTTTGTCGAATGGTTTCTGAATGTGTTCAGCCACATCAGCTGCATCTGTGTTTTAG TCCGATTCTTGATTCATCATGTACTGAAGTTGCTATCATTATCCTGCACTTATTGATTGACAAAAAG gATAAATTCTGTCAGTCAGAGTTTGACCCATTATTAAACTATCTATGTGAAGCTGCTGAGAAGTTTTCAAAGTCTGTGACTTTTTCCAAATTGTTATTGGTTCTCCTGACTAGCAAACCTAACCTG ATTCAGTTGGCTCATCTTGGACCTTTAACTAGTGCACTTAACTCTAACCAGACATTCATGAAGAAGTCCCTGCAAAATGCGCTAAGAAAAGTAGCAGAACAAAAATAA